A region from the Leptolyngbya iicbica LK genome encodes:
- a CDS encoding DNA phosphorothioation-associated protein 4 translates to MADIRVKVAKDKADLVKALKAGEGSTGPFNTYAEIVTFGAAFGFSKGKRVPFDQASRRDPDPIPGDQFKNRGLMDLIAVVATKDPKVLQNSEEAIQAKAKIFEEYANGGFEILEKQLVGVTDTSQQILLLVKSSTISFDSEDLDILDFL, encoded by the coding sequence ATGGCAGATATACGGGTCAAAGTTGCAAAGGACAAAGCAGACTTAGTGAAGGCTTTGAAAGCCGGAGAAGGATCAACGGGGCCGTTTAACACCTATGCGGAAATAGTCACTTTTGGCGCTGCATTTGGGTTTTCAAAAGGTAAGCGGGTTCCCTTTGATCAAGCTTCTAGAAGAGACCCCGATCCAATTCCTGGCGATCAATTCAAGAATCGGGGACTAATGGATCTGATTGCTGTTGTAGCGACTAAAGATCCAAAAGTTCTTCAAAATAGTGAAGAAGCAATCCAGGCAAAAGCAAAGATCTTTGAAGAATATGCAAATGGGGGCTTTGAAATATTAGAAAAACAGCTTGTTGGCGTGACTGATACTTCACAACAGATTTTGTTGCTTGTAAAGTCTTCTACGATATCCTTTGACTCCGAAGACCTTGATATTTTAGACTTCCTCTAA